A single region of the Cinclus cinclus chromosome 10, bCinCin1.1, whole genome shotgun sequence genome encodes:
- the TFRC gene encoding transferrin receptor protein 1: MGVPMNGTILIFRAGKITLAEKVANAIKEGAVGALMFSNNKKADSYVPFGHAHLGTGDPFTPGFPSFNHTQFPPVESSGLPHIPVQTISREAATKLFGKMDGDKCLEDWSGIMGCKVTVNRNMTVKLTVNNVMVDRKILNIFGVIKGFEEPDRYVVLGAQRDSWGPGAAKAGVGTAILLELARVISDMVKNDDYKPRRSIIFASWSAGEYGAVGATEWLEGYSTTLHAKAFTYINLDTAVLGSRNIKISASPLLYSLLETVMKRVKDPTKDSGNLYSSVGSDWIKRVVPLDLDNAAFPFLAYSGIPVVSFGFYDKGDEYSFLGTTEDTLANLKEKTDKLYPLMRTAAEVAGQIALRLTHDHELFLDFDRYSEELLSFQEKLLIFDSNVKALGLTLEWLYFARGDFQRAAAALRRDIENSDSENRIVRRALNDRVMKVEYDFLSPYLSPKDAPFRHIFFGKGSHTLQSLLENLEQLKVNESSVDVNELKEQLAFATWTIKGAANALVGDIWNTDNEI; encoded by the exons ATGGGTGTTCCAATGAATGGAACTATACTCATcttcagagctgggaaaatAACCCTTGCTGAGAAG GTTGCAAATGCCATTAAGGAAGGAGCAGTTGGTGCCCTCATGTTCTCAAATAACAAGAAGGCAGATTCATATGTCCCCTTTGGACAT GCCCACCTTGGAACTGGAGATCCTTTCACTCCAGGCTTCCCTTCTTTCAACCACACCCAGTTCCCACCAGTGGAATCTTCTGGACTACCTCACATTCCTGTTCAAACTATCTCTAGAGAAGCAGCAACCAAACTGTTTGG aaaaatgGATGGAGATAAATGCCTTGAGGACTGGTCTGGTATCATGGGATGTAAGGTGACAGTAAACAGAAACATGACAGTGAAACTGACTGTGAACAACGTTATGGTGGATAGGAAGATCCTGAACATCTTTGGTGTTATCAAAGGATTTGAAGAACCAG ATCGGTATGTTGTGCTTGGAGCCCAGAGAGACTCCTGGGGGCCAGGAGCAGCCAAGGCTGGTGTTGGCACTGCCATCTTGCTGGAACTTGCCCGTGTCATCTCAGACATGGTGAAAAATG ATGACTACAAACCACGGCGCAGCATTATCTTTGCTAGCTGGAGTGCAGGAGAGTACGGAGCTGTGGGTGCTACCGAGTGGCTGGAG GGCTACTCCACCACGCTGCATGCCAAAGCCTTCACTTACATCAACTTGGATACTGCAGTCCTGG GCTCCAGAAACATAAAGATTTCTGCTAGCCCGTTGCTGTACTCATTGCTGGAGACAGTTATGAAAAGG GTAAAGGACCCCACAAAGGATTCAGGAAACCTGTACAGCAGCGTTGGCTCTGACTGGATAAAGAGAGT TGTTCCTCTTGATCTGGATAATGCAGCGTTCCCTTTTCTGGCCTACTCGGGAATCCCAGTGGTTTCCTTTGGTTTCTATGAT AAAGGTGATGAATATTCCTTTTTGGGCACTACTGAGGATACTTTGGCTAACCTGAAAGAGAAGACTGACAAGTTGTATCCTCTCATGCGTACTGCTGCAGAAGTTGCTGGACAAATTGCTCTCAGGCTGACCCATGACCATGAGCTCTTCCTGGACTTTGATAGATACAGTGAAGAATTGCTATCATTCCAGGAGAAGCTTTTGATCTTTGATTCCAATGTGAAG gcactggggcTGACCTTGGAGTGGCTGTATTTTGCTCGTGGAGACttccagagagctgcagctgcactgaGAAGAGACATCGAGAACAGTGACAGTGAAAACAGGATTGTCCGCAGAGCCCTGAATGACAGGGTGATGAAG GTGGAATACGACTTCCTCTCACCATACCTCTCACCAAAAGATGCTCCCTTCCGCCACATCTTCTTTGGCAAAGGCAGCCACACCCTGCAGAGTCTGCTGGAGAacctggagcagctgaaagtCAACGAGAGCAGTGTGGATGTGAATGAGCTGAAAGAGCAGCTGGCCTTTGCAACCTGGACCATTAAAGGGGCTGCCAATGCTTTAGTGGGCGATATCTGGAATACAGACAACGAAATCTAG
- the SLC51A gene encoding organic solute transporter subunit alpha isoform X1 translates to MCARSCGRGREALEALVKLERGAASSRGPCPGDSDPVGRRGELRRAVTSSPTAAGTERAGSWTGWIPLWSWQMTPGECWRCPCHFAAGKIQLFGPELQMIYSLRKGREALGGDCSDPAVPCSIPVLLCRFSRPLVEMLIRNFSVPAACFSLPPTSRQLLHQLDMAQLIILGLCTIMTLLSVVIYAEEVSYLFRKIRCPIKMKTLCWSSSAPTVVSVVSCFGLWFPRSMMVVEMAITAYFAVCFYLLMLVMVEGFGGKEALLSTLKDVPMVVSTGPCCCCCPCLPRITMSRKKLKLMILGTFQYAFFRAVAVFLGLILSADGNYNPADISAESVALWINTLVGVSTLFGLWGLGILFRQARLHLAEQNMQGKFTCFQILLLLTALQPAIFSILANSGSIACSPPFSSKARSQQMNVQLLIPQTFILAVLTRMYYRKQDDKPGYVSFAPAGADVKA, encoded by the exons ATGTGTGCCCGCAGCTgcgggagagggagggaagctCTGGAGGCTCTGGTTAAACTGGAACGAGGCGCGGCATCGTCCCGcggtccctgccctggggactcTGACCCCGTGGGCCGGCGAGGGGAGCTGAGGCGGGCGGTGACGAGCAGCCCCACAGCCGCTGGGACAGAGCGAGCGGGGAGCTGGACAGGATGGATCCCACTTTGGAGCTGGCAGATGACCCCAGGTGAGTGCTGGAGGTGCCCGTGCCACTTTGCAGCCGGGAAAATCCAGCTTTTTGGACCAGAACTTCAGATGATATATTCCCTCCGTAAAGGAAGGGAGGCGCTTGGCGGTGACTGCTCGGACCCTGCGGTTCCGTGCAGCATTCCCGTTCTGCTCTGCAGGTTCTCCCGCCCTTTGGTGGAGATGCTAATCAGGAACTTCAGCGTGCCGGCAGCCTGCTTCTCCCTGCCGCCCACCTCCCGGCAGCTGCTGCACC agctggacaTGGCCCAACTCATCATCCTCGGCCTCTGCACCATCATGACACTGCTGTCGGTTGTGATCTACGCAGAAGAGGTTTCATACCTCTTCCGCAAGATCCGCTGCCCTATCAAGATGAAGACcctctgctggagcagctcagcccctacg GTTGTGTCAGTGGTCAGCTGCTTCGGCCTGTGGTTCCCGCGCTCCATGATGGTGGTGGAGATGGCTATCACGGC gtACTTCGCTGTCTGCTTCTACCTGCTGATGCTGGTCATGGTGGAGGGCTTTGGGGGGAAGGAAGCGCTGCTCAGCACCCTGAAGGACGTGCCCATGGTGGTCAGCACTggaccctgctgctgctgctgcccctgcctgcCCCGAATCACCATGAGCAG GAAAAAGCTTAAATTGATGATCCTGGGGACTTTCCAGTACGCCTTCTTCAGGGCAGTCGCTGTCTTCCTGGGGCTGATCCTGTCTGCTGATGGGAATTACAACCCTGCTGAC ATTTCAGCGGAGAGCGTGGCCCTCTGGATCAACACCTTGGTTGGTGTCTCCACCCTCTTTGGGCTCTGGGGCCTGGGCATCCTCTTCCGGCAGGCTCGGCTGCACCTGGCTGAGCAGAACATGCAGGGCAAGTTCACCTGCTTCCAG ATCCTGCTCCTCCTGACGGCGCTCCAGCCTGCCATCTTCAGCATCCTGGCCAACAGCGGGAGCATCGCCTGCTCACCACCCTTCTCCTCCAAGGCCAGGTCACAGC
- the SLC51A gene encoding organic solute transporter subunit alpha isoform X4 encodes MCARSCGRGREALEALVKLERGAASSRGPCPGDSDPVGRRGELRRAVTSSPTAAGTERAGSWTGWIPLWSWQMTPGECWRCPCHFAAGKIQLFGPELQMIYSLRKGREALGGDCSDPAVPCSIPVLLCRFSRPLVEMLIRNFSVPAACFSLPPTSRQLLHQLDMAQLIILGLCTIMTLLSVVIYAEEVSYLFRKIRCPIKMKTLCWSSSAPTVVSVVSCFGLWFPRSMMVVEMAITAYFAVCFYLLMLVMVEGFGGKEALLSTLKDVPMVVSTGPCCCCCPCLPRITMSRKKLKLMILGTFQYAFFRAVAVFLGLILSADGNYNPAD; translated from the exons ATGTGTGCCCGCAGCTgcgggagagggagggaagctCTGGAGGCTCTGGTTAAACTGGAACGAGGCGCGGCATCGTCCCGcggtccctgccctggggactcTGACCCCGTGGGCCGGCGAGGGGAGCTGAGGCGGGCGGTGACGAGCAGCCCCACAGCCGCTGGGACAGAGCGAGCGGGGAGCTGGACAGGATGGATCCCACTTTGGAGCTGGCAGATGACCCCAGGTGAGTGCTGGAGGTGCCCGTGCCACTTTGCAGCCGGGAAAATCCAGCTTTTTGGACCAGAACTTCAGATGATATATTCCCTCCGTAAAGGAAGGGAGGCGCTTGGCGGTGACTGCTCGGACCCTGCGGTTCCGTGCAGCATTCCCGTTCTGCTCTGCAGGTTCTCCCGCCCTTTGGTGGAGATGCTAATCAGGAACTTCAGCGTGCCGGCAGCCTGCTTCTCCCTGCCGCCCACCTCCCGGCAGCTGCTGCACC agctggacaTGGCCCAACTCATCATCCTCGGCCTCTGCACCATCATGACACTGCTGTCGGTTGTGATCTACGCAGAAGAGGTTTCATACCTCTTCCGCAAGATCCGCTGCCCTATCAAGATGAAGACcctctgctggagcagctcagcccctacg GTTGTGTCAGTGGTCAGCTGCTTCGGCCTGTGGTTCCCGCGCTCCATGATGGTGGTGGAGATGGCTATCACGGC gtACTTCGCTGTCTGCTTCTACCTGCTGATGCTGGTCATGGTGGAGGGCTTTGGGGGGAAGGAAGCGCTGCTCAGCACCCTGAAGGACGTGCCCATGGTGGTCAGCACTggaccctgctgctgctgctgcccctgcctgcCCCGAATCACCATGAGCAG GAAAAAGCTTAAATTGATGATCCTGGGGACTTTCCAGTACGCCTTCTTCAGGGCAGTCGCTGTCTTCCTGGGGCTGATCCTGTCTGCTGATGGGAATTACAACCCTGCTGAC TAA